The DNA region CAAATTAAACATACTAGAAATAGTAGATATAGAATATAGTAATACGGATACTATGTATATGGCTACTATTACATATATGGAAAAATAAAACAGAGATTTATGTAAAAAACAGAGGGTATATATGAATAAAGCAATAATAAATAATAGAATATAAATTTACAAGGAAGTGATATAATGACAGAAACAGGAAATATAAAAAAAATAAACGAAGATAAAGACAATGTTAAAAAAGATAAAGAGAATACAGATAATAATGTAAAAGATTTCTCTAATAAAAAAGAGGAAATAACTAAAAATACTATTTTTATTGTTATAACTCTAATTATATTACTTTCATCATTTTTAATCTCTGCAATACTAGCTTCTAAAAACTATGAAGAAATATTTAATTTTATTAAAAATACATTGTTTTAAATACATAATATAAAAGTAGTACCATATGGTACTACTTTTATATTATGTATTTTTCCATTTTTAAAAATAAATAATAACTAAAAAATAATTCAACCCTTGATTATCTTAAGTAATTTTGTAATAAGTTAACAATATCCAAAAAACAAATTAGTGTCCTAAATATAACCTACATAATAATATTAGAAATTAATTTTTATGTCATTATCATAAGGTGCTGCTATCTCATCAAAAATATTTTTATATGAACATATCCATGCTGGAATAAGACCCTTCTATTGTAATTTCAAAAAAATAAGATTGTCTATCAAACTTTCTTCTTCCTCTATTTAGTTTTGATTCACAAAATAATATTCCATCTTTAATAAAATTCTCTGTATTATAATTCATATCTATTGATAATTGATTTCTTACAACCCCTAAATTTTAATTTTCGTAAACTATATAATCCCCCCTATAATTAATTTTTTAAGGCTATGTAAATATAATCTGAAAATCAATAGATTTCTTATTCAAATGTAATCTGATTAATAATTTCATTTGCTCTTTTATATATGGCTTCATCTACCAATATATCAGTTATAAATGGTATAGAGTCACCACTAATTATTCTCATATGTCCACCCGCTCCATGATCCTTAATAATATATGGAATATTATTATCATCTAATATACCTGTTATCATTGACATTTCAATATTATTACTTACAGTCTTTAAAACTACAAGGCTTATTTTATTTGTATCATTTTTCTTTTTAGTATCTTTTTTCTTAAACATAAAAACACCTCCATGAATTCTCTTCATAATTTCTAATATTACGTACCAACTAATATATGACTATACTATATTTTACCATATAATCTTACATAAAAAAATAATACTAAAGATTTATCACTAGGATTAAAATATTATCTATTCTATTTTTCATAATTATTTTATTATTACCTTAAATAATTATTATATTTGCAATCCATAAAATCATAAAAAATAGAGTGTCAGCATAAATGCTGACACCCTCTGTTTCACAATGTTTTTAATGGTGCGCAGGAGGACTTGAATCCCCAACGTTTTGATTCTTAGTTAGTTATAGTGTTTTTTAGAAGATTTTAATAGATGTTTATTAGTTACTAAATATGGCTTAATTTAGCCATTGTTAAGAATAACTGTTTTTATTTAATGTTATCTAAATTTAATAGAAATCTAATAGTTCGTTTACAAAATGTTTGCAATCTATCTATAGTATTAATTTGCAGAAAATCACTATATATAATGTAGGAACTTTTTAGAGCATAATAATAATGTATTATTAACTTCCATTGCTGTTATATTTCTATAGT from Senegalia massiliensis includes:
- a CDS encoding DUF2007 domain-containing protein; this translates as MFKKKDTKKKNDTNKISLVVLKTVSNNIEMSMITGILDDNNIPYIIKDHGAGGHMRIISGDSIPFITDILVDEAIYKRANEIINQITFE